A genomic stretch from Methylorubrum extorquens includes:
- a CDS encoding Iron-sulfur cluster-binding protein (modular protein), translated as MTSFVPLTTVFPGLVWLMAALALVQGLRRAALWRVGASAPVAWLDGLAKLPRRYLVDVHHVVARDAYASRMHAVVAGGLLAASILTALAILPPLADFRPYWFLVALAFGVTAIGSLFVGARRYPQKQKRLSAGRFQVLPFLLVAYAVGGTITALVLALGGGGLLGSVALALAAAGGLGLAFEVRHGPMRHAAAGALHLVAHPRPGRFEGRPDTALQPLDLDAPRLGSEMPADFTWNRLLSYDACVSCGRCETACPAFAAGQPLNPKKLIQDLVAGLSPAEPAYAGNPYPGGRAAEGARGALARLIGPDARIHPDTLWSCTTCRACVEECPMMIEHVDAVVSLRRHETLERGALPEKAVVPVTELRQSGDPGGRPLASRTDFAAGLDLPGIADREPVDVLLWLGEGAYDLRYGRSLRALIRLLREAGVDFAVLGVEERDTGDLARRLGDEATFQALARENIATLGQYRFKRIVTADPHALHALRNEYPAFGGHYTVTHHTALLLELIRAGKLNPGRLPDLSVTYHDPCYLARYNGETEAPPRGARRDRRHPPRDDPVRAPGDVLRRRRRRAGERRAGRAPHPRHPHGSGRRDRGRDRRRRLPLLHGDAGGRDRPQGRDPRRGRTPAPGGGGGPMSRPRRDPRAERAASLVAGEGPRPRYDRTRRATASGRPRRDPRAEREAQRIGGLARARYDLSQIGRSVGEAVTAATRAAPVAEAPKTIIVETPAFLVAVVPDAPGGRLSGHDRQVIGAARALAGREGAVAVIVEGECEGAGCSRRRPDAPARARGGLRPGGPRRPHRGRARRRRGASRPVPGIPRWRRSRPSRRGGPERGAVHQCRSGGRQGAGPPGPGPPGRAEPRPAPPRHRGAGRGRRLCGPAAGGARPAL; from the coding sequence ATGACCAGCTTCGTGCCCCTGACCACGGTGTTTCCCGGCCTCGTCTGGCTGATGGCGGCGCTCGCCCTCGTTCAGGGCTTGCGCCGTGCCGCCCTCTGGCGCGTCGGCGCGTCGGCGCCGGTGGCGTGGCTCGACGGGCTCGCCAAGCTGCCCCGGCGCTACCTCGTCGATGTCCACCACGTCGTGGCGCGCGACGCCTACGCCTCGCGCATGCACGCGGTCGTGGCCGGCGGCCTGCTCGCGGCCTCGATCCTCACCGCGCTGGCGATCCTGCCGCCGCTGGCGGACTTCCGGCCCTACTGGTTCCTCGTGGCGCTCGCCTTCGGGGTCACGGCGATCGGCTCGCTGTTCGTTGGCGCCCGGCGCTATCCGCAGAAGCAGAAGCGCCTCTCCGCCGGGCGTTTCCAGGTCCTGCCGTTCCTGCTCGTCGCCTACGCCGTCGGCGGCACGATCACCGCCCTCGTCCTCGCGCTCGGCGGCGGTGGCCTGCTCGGTTCCGTCGCGCTCGCGCTCGCGGCGGCCGGCGGGCTCGGCCTCGCCTTCGAGGTGCGCCACGGCCCGATGCGCCACGCGGCGGCCGGCGCGCTTCACCTCGTCGCCCATCCCCGGCCCGGCCGGTTCGAGGGCCGCCCCGACACCGCGCTCCAGCCCCTCGACCTCGACGCGCCCCGCCTCGGTTCGGAGATGCCGGCCGACTTCACCTGGAACCGGCTCCTCTCCTACGACGCCTGCGTCAGTTGCGGGCGCTGCGAGACCGCCTGCCCGGCCTTCGCCGCCGGCCAGCCTCTGAATCCGAAGAAGCTGATCCAGGATCTCGTCGCCGGCCTCTCGCCGGCCGAGCCCGCCTATGCCGGCAACCCCTATCCCGGCGGCCGGGCGGCGGAGGGCGCGCGCGGGGCTTTGGCCCGGCTGATCGGGCCGGATGCGCGCATCCATCCCGACACGCTGTGGTCCTGCACCACCTGCCGCGCCTGCGTCGAGGAATGCCCGATGATGATCGAGCATGTCGATGCCGTGGTCTCCCTGCGCCGGCACGAGACGCTGGAGCGCGGAGCGCTGCCCGAGAAGGCCGTCGTCCCGGTGACGGAGCTGCGCCAGTCCGGCGATCCCGGCGGGCGTCCGCTGGCCTCGCGCACCGATTTTGCCGCCGGGCTCGACCTGCCGGGGATCGCGGACCGTGAGCCGGTCGATGTCCTGCTCTGGCTCGGCGAGGGCGCCTACGATCTGCGCTACGGCCGCTCTTTGCGGGCGCTGATCCGGCTCCTACGCGAGGCCGGGGTCGATTTCGCGGTGCTGGGTGTGGAGGAGCGCGACACCGGCGACCTCGCCCGGCGGCTCGGCGACGAGGCGACCTTCCAGGCGCTGGCGCGGGAGAACATCGCGACGCTTGGCCAATACCGCTTCAAGCGGATCGTCACCGCCGATCCGCACGCGCTGCATGCCCTGCGCAACGAGTACCCGGCCTTCGGTGGCCACTACACCGTGACTCACCACACCGCCCTCCTGCTGGAGCTGATCCGGGCCGGCAAGCTCAATCCGGGCCGTCTGCCGGACCTTTCGGTCACCTATCACGACCCATGCTACCTCGCCCGCTACAACGGGGAGACCGAGGCGCCCCCGCGCGGTGCTCGACGCGATCGGCGTCACCCGCCGCGAGATGACCCGGTCCGGGCGCCGGGCGATGTGCTGCGGCGGCGGCGGCGGCGCGCCGGTGAGCGACGTGCCGGGCGAGCGCCGCATCCCCGACATCCGCATGGCTCAGGCCGCCGAGACCGGGGCCGGGATCGTCGCCGTCGCCTGCCCCTCCTGCACGGCGATGCTGGAGGGCGTGACCGACCGCAAGGCAGAGATCCGCGACGTGGCCGAACTCCTGCTCCAGGCGGTGGAGGCGGGCCGATGAGCCGCCCGCGCCGCGATCCGCGGGCCGAGCGGGCGGCCTCCCTCGTCGCCGGCGAGGGCCCGCGCCCGCGCTACGACCGCACCCGCCGCGCGACCGCCTCCGGCCGGCCCCGCCGCGACCCGCGGGCCGAGCGCGAGGCGCAGCGCATCGGGGGCCTTGCGCGAGCGCGCTACGATCTCAGCCAGATCGGCCGCTCTGTCGGCGAGGCGGTCACCGCCGCAACTCGCGCTGCGCCCGTGGCCGAGGCGCCGAAGACGATCATCGTCGAGACGCCCGCCTTCCTCGTCGCGGTGGTGCCGGACGCCCCCGGCGGCCGCCTCTCGGGCCATGACCGGCAGGTGATCGGCGCGGCGCGCGCGCTGGCCGGGCGCGAGGGCGCCGTCGCGGTCATCGTGGAAGGGGAGTGCGAGGGGGCTGGGTGCAGCCGGCGCCGACCGGATGCTCCGGCTCGAGCGCGCGGAGGGCTACGACCCGGCGGCCCGCGCCGCCCGCATCGAGGCCGCGCTCGCAGGCGTCGGGGCGCGTCACGTCCTGTTCCCGGAATCCCTCGATGGCGGCGATCTCGCCCGTCGCGTCGCGGTGGGCCTGAACGAGGCGCTGTTCACCAATGCCGAAGTGGTGGCCGCCAAGGGGCTGGTCCGCCCGGCCCGGGGCCGCCGGGTCGAGCAGAGCCTCGCCCCGCCCCGCCTCGCCACCGTGGCGCCGGACGCGGTCGCCGACTATGCGGGCCCGCCGCGGGAGGCGCGCGCCCTGCCCTTTGA
- a CDS encoding putative electron transfer flavoprotein alpha subunit (fragment) (Evidence 3 : Putative function from multiple computational evidences), with protein sequence MPLSLAEFVVSAGNGLSDLDTFRQVVAALHATPGASRVLCDSGLMPRHTQVGASGTVLAATCYFALGISGAPQHLQGVAGCEHVVAVNTDLHAAMIERAGLAVVQDAQAVMPALLRLLAEEAAGSGTAS encoded by the coding sequence GTGCCGCTCTCGCTCGCCGAGTTCGTGGTGTCGGCCGGCAACGGCCTCTCCGATCTCGACACCTTCCGCCAGGTGGTGGCGGCACTTCACGCGACACCCGGCGCCAGCCGCGTGCTGTGCGATTCCGGGCTGATGCCGCGCCATACCCAGGTTGGCGCCTCGGGCACGGTGCTCGCGGCGACCTGCTACTTCGCGCTCGGCATCTCCGGGGCGCCGCAGCATCTCCAGGGTGTGGCCGGCTGCGAGCACGTGGTGGCAGTCAACACCGATCTCCACGCGGCGATGATCGAGCGGGCCGGCCTCGCCGTGGTTCAGGACGCTCAGGCCGTAATGCCGGCCCTGCTGCGGCTGCTGGCGGAAGAGGCAGCCGGGTCGGGGACGGCGTCATGA
- a CDS encoding putative electron transfer flavoprotein, beta subunit (Evidence 3 : Putative function from multiple computational evidences; Product type c : carrier): protein MRIAVLLSAGLHPVSGASVLPRLEAQAIRMAAGLGSGSETLGLHAGPDAAAIAEALGQGLPRIEHIRIAAGDDPVPALAARLAELAPDLILAGRRSQGGEESGLVPYALARALSRPLVSDVVAAALDVEGALRLDQSLGRGALRRVVVRGPVVVTCHPDAPAPLAYAYGRARRGRVEALAVAPASLPALALAVEERPYRRRPKIVKGAPAGGSAAERLKTATGEGGSAASGRLLVEPDPEDAAREILAYLRQIGVLAPPAEPKT from the coding sequence ATGAGAATCGCGGTGCTTCTCTCCGCCGGGCTCCATCCGGTCTCCGGGGCATCCGTGCTGCCGCGGCTCGAGGCGCAGGCGATCCGCATGGCCGCCGGGCTCGGCTCGGGGTCCGAGACCCTGGGCCTGCATGCCGGGCCGGATGCCGCCGCCATCGCCGAGGCGCTGGGCCAGGGCTTGCCCCGGATCGAGCACATCAGGATCGCGGCCGGCGACGACCCGGTGCCCGCGCTCGCCGCGCGGCTCGCCGAACTTGCCCCCGACTTGATCCTGGCCGGACGGCGCAGCCAGGGCGGCGAGGAGAGCGGCCTCGTGCCCTACGCGCTGGCTCGCGCCCTCTCGCGACCCCTCGTATCCGACGTGGTCGCGGCGGCGCTCGACGTGGAGGGCGCCCTGCGCCTCGATCAGAGCCTCGGGCGGGGCGCCCTGCGCCGGGTGGTAGTGCGGGGACCGGTCGTCGTCACCTGCCATCCGGACGCCCCCGCCCCCCTCGCCTACGCCTATGGCCGGGCCCGCCGCGGGCGCGTCGAGGCGCTGGCCGTCGCGCCGGCATCACTTCCGGCTCTCGCCTTGGCGGTAGAGGAGCGGCCCTATCGCCGCCGGCCCAAGATCGTGAAGGGCGCGCCCGCGGGCGGCTCGGCGGCGGAGCGGCTGAAGACGGCCACCGGCGAGGGTGGCTCGGCCGCGAGCGGCCGGCTCCTGGTCGAGCCCGATCCCGAGGACGCCGCCCGCGAGATCCTGGCCTATCTCCGGCAGATCGGCGTGCTCGCCCCGCCGGCGGAACCGAAGACCTGA
- a CDS encoding conserved protein of unknown function (Evidence 4 : Unknown function but conserved in other organisms): MPLSPDDLLTRLRERGIAYKLYEHESVLTVEAMMAICGDIAGAHTKNLFLRDGKKTYFLVTLQHDAQVDLKAFRAVLGARGGLSFASPDALREQLGVESGAVSPLAALNAAPGSVRVFLQDSLLAETRINIHPLVSTRTLSLVPADLVEVLRAEGHEPTAVALPESAAA; this comes from the coding sequence ATGCCCCTGAGCCCGGACGACCTGCTGACGCGGCTGCGCGAGCGCGGAATCGCGTACAAGCTCTACGAGCACGAATCCGTGCTCACCGTCGAGGCGATGATGGCGATCTGCGGCGACATCGCCGGCGCCCACACCAAGAACCTGTTCCTGCGCGACGGAAAGAAGACCTACTTCCTCGTCACGCTCCAGCATGACGCGCAGGTCGATCTGAAGGCGTTCCGCGCCGTGCTCGGCGCCCGCGGCGGCCTGTCCTTCGCGAGCCCCGATGCCTTGCGCGAACAACTCGGGGTCGAGAGCGGGGCCGTGTCGCCGCTGGCAGCGCTCAACGCTGCGCCGGGCAGCGTGCGGGTCTTCCTTCAGGACAGCCTGCTGGCGGAGACGCGGATCAACATCCACCCGCTCGTCAGCACGCGCACCCTCTCGCTCGTTCCGGCCGATCTCGTGGAGGTTCTGCGGGCCGAGGGGCACGAGCCCACGGCGGTCGCCCTGCCGGAGAGCGCGGCGGCCTGA